Within the Senegalia massiliensis genome, the region TAGGATTTTTATTAGATAATAAATTTTTTATTATGTCATTTATATTTATAATAATAAATTTTTATCTTAATATTAAAATTAAGAACAAGCAAAGTGTTATTAGTGATAATAATAATTTAATTAATATATACAATAGAGAAAAAGATTTACAAAGAGAAGAATTAAGAGAAGATGAAAGGTTTTTACAAAATCAGCTAGTAGAAAAAAATGTTGAACTAGAAAGGCTTAAAGCAAAATTAAACAATGAAAATATGGGTATTAAATTTATATTAGATAAAAATAAATTTGAAAATCCTGAAGAGTTAAAAAAAGGTATAGAAAAGAAGAGAAAATTTGAAAATATAATACATGAAATAAATTATAAAAGAGAGATATTAAGTAGTATATTATATAATAAAACTTTTGAAGAATTAGAAGAAGAAGTAAAAAGGTGTTCTGATATTGATATAAATAATCTGTATTTAGAAGATAATTCTTTAATGGAAAAATTATCGGAATTGAATAATGTTATTATTGAAAAAGATAAAGAGATTTCTAATTTAGAAGAAAAAATAAAAACTATGCATTCCTTATTTCGTCCAATTCAAGAAATTGAAGAACAAATCTATACAAAAAAACAAAAAATATTAAAATGTGAAAATGAAATTAAATCTATAGAAATTGCTAAAGAAACAATTGAAAAGATATCTAAAAGTATTCATAGGGAGTTTGCTCCTAAACTTAACAAAGAAGTATCTGATATTATATCTACAATTACAAAAGGTAAATATAAAGACATAAAGATAACAGAAAACTTAGAGACTAAAATTGTTGCTAAGGATGACGTGTTAATTGATATAGAGAATTTAAGTTATGGAACTATAGATCAGATATATTTTTCTCTTAGATTTGGCATCATTGATATAATAAAAAAAGATAAGAAGATACCATTAATATTAGATGACTGTTTTATACAATATGATGATATAAGGCTGGATTCTATATTAGATTTTATTTATGAACAATCAAAACAAAGACAAGTTATACTATTTACTTGTCAAACACGAGAGAAAAATATATTGAAAAACAAAGGATATAATTTTAATTATATTGAAATTTAACAGAGGTGAAAAAATGGCTGTATATGCAATTGCAGATTTACACTTAGATCCTATTGGTGATAAGCCTATGGATGTTTTTGATTCTAAGTGGGAAGATCATGAAAGAAAAATATTTTACAATTGGAACAAAAGAATAAAAGATAATGATATAGTACTTTTAGCTGGAGATATAAGCTGGGGACTAAAATTAAAAGAAGCAGAAATTGACTTAAAAAAGATTGTTAACCTTCCAGGTTACAAAATAATTTCCAAAGGAAATCATGATTATTGGTGGGAAACTAAGTCAAAATTGAATAAATTACAACTTGATAGTATTCATTTTTTATTCAATGATGGATATAAGTATAATAACGTAGGAATTGCTGGAACAAGAGGTTGGATTTCTAAAGATAGTGATGAGTTTCAAGATAAAGATAAAAAAATATTTGAAAGAGAACTTAATAGACTTACATTATCATTGGAATGTATTAAAGAAATGCCAGTAAAGATAGTTATGATTCATTATCCTCCTTTTAATATATCTGGTAAACCTAATGAATTTGTAGAAATTATGAAAAAATATAATGTGGATATATGTGTTTATGGTCATCTTCATGGAGAAGGACATAAACACATAAAAGAAGGAATAATTGATGGAATAGAATTTAGATGTATAGCAAGTGATTATATAAATTTTATCCCTATAAAAATATTAGATTAGAGGTGATTTTTTGACTAAAGAGCTTGAAGTAAAAGTTTTAGGTGTAGACAAACAAAAAATGATAAATAAGTTAGAAAAAATGGGTGCTAAAAAAATAAAAGATGAAAAACAAAAAAACATAATATTAGATACTAAAGATAAAAAAATAGAAAATGAATATAATGGATATTTAAGAATAAGAACAACAAATCATAACATTAATAATAACTGTGTAGAAAAGGTAACCTTAAAAACAATATTATCTGACAAAGAATATAGGGAAAATAAAGAAATTGAAGTGAGAATAGATAATAGTGAAAATATGTTTGAAATATTTGAAATGTTAGGTCTTGTAACAAATTATATTGGGTATAAAGAAAGAATTTCATATGAGTTTCAAGGTATTTTATTTGAAATTGATACTTGGGATAAAGATACTTATCCAGAAACTTATATGGAAATAGAAATAAAAAACAAGAAAGATTTAGATAGAGCAATAGAATTATTAGAATTAGATAAAAGTCAAATAACTACTAAGTCAATTACTGAGTTGAGACGTGATGCAGGATTAGAGTAAGTTCCTCACTTTTATTTTATAAAATGCATATCATAATTATATGAAATTCATATAAGAATAGAGGTGTGTATTTTGAATAAAAATTATAGAAATGAAGTAAAAATGATAAGAAATATTAAAAGATATTTTCCAGAAAACCAACAGGTAACTTTGTCAAAAGTAGAAGATGCATTCGAAATTTTAGACAAGATAAATAGAATTAGACTGAATAGATACGATGGTATAATAGAGGCCAAAGCAGATTTACCGACTATTGATAGAATAGAAATGATATTAACAGAAATTGGTGAATATAGTGGAGGTGAAAGTAAAGAACTAGTTTCAAAATTAGTAAATACTAAAAGAAATATATATAAAACTAAAGATAATATAAAAGCTCATAATAATTCATTTAGATATGAAACTACTGACAAATTAGAATCAGCTATATCTTTTATGAATTGTTTCAAACCTATTCTTAGGGAAGATATGAATAGTAAAATTACAAAAATAGAAAAGGTTATAAATTTATTAACTACATCTAAGGAGTGATATTTTGAAAATTGGTTTGTGTCAAATGAGAGTAGGAGAAAATAAAGATATTAATTTAGTTAAAGCACAGAAAATGATTAAAGAAGCATCAGAATTAGGTGCTGATATAATAATTTTGCCAGAAATGTTTAATTGTCCATATGATATAAGATATTTTGAAGAATATAGTGAAGAAGAGAAAAATAGTAAAACATTAAAAATGATTTCAGATCTTGCCATTCAATTTAAAAAATACATAGTGGCAGGTTCTATTCCTGAAAAGGATAATGGAAAGATATATAATACTAGTTATGTATTTGATAAAAAGGGACAAATTATAGCAAAACATAGAAAAATACACTTATTTGATATTAATATTAAAAATGGAGCCAAATTTAAAGAATCAGATGTATTAAGTAGAGGTGATAAATTTACTGTATTTGATACTGAATATTGTAAGATAGGACTTCAAATTTGTTATGATATTCGTTTTCCAGAATTATCAAGACTGATGGTAGATAAAGGAGCTAAAATAATAATTACTCCAGCTGCATTTAACATGACTACAGGACCGGCACATTGGAAAGATTTATTTAAAGTGAGAGCACTAGATAATCAAGTTTATACTATTGGATGTAGTGGTGCATTAAATGATGAACTTTCCTATGATTCTTATGGACATTCATTAATTGTAGATCCTTGGGGGGATATAGTAGATAATTTAGAATTTGAAGAAGGAATTATTGTTGAGAAAATAGATTTAAATAAAATTAAAGATATTAGAATGCAGCTACCTCTATTACAACATAGAAGAAAGGACTTATATAACATATTAGAAAAATAGGATCAAGTAAATACTTGATCCTATTTTTTATTTTTCAGTTTCATTTCTATCTCTAAATAAAAGTGAGATACAGTATAAACCTGCAAGTCCTACTAATCCATATACTATTCTACTTAAAAAAGCTGATTGACCACCAAATAATGAAGCGACTAAATCAAATTGAAATAATGCAATCAGTCCCCAATTAAGTGCTCCAACAATAACTAAAATCAAAGCCAATCTATCCATACTTATAACCTCCTAATAAACTAAATTTGTATATGAATAGTATTACTAGCTTTTCAAATATTATACATTTAGTTAATTTTATTTTTTGAGAATGTAACTAAATAAGTTAATTTGAATATTATAAAGTAGATAATAAAAAAATCAAGTAAAAGGTGATAAATATGTATTATAATACAAACAATTATGGATATGGATATAATACTTCTTATGCAAGAATATTACATGCATCTCCAGATGCTCCTGGTGTTGATGTATATTTAAACAACACATTAATTGCACAAAATTTAACTTATGAAAATTTCACTGAATATTTACCATTAATGAATGGTAGATATAATGTTCAAGTTTTTGCTACAGGAACCAGGTCAAACCCAGTTATAGATACGGTTATAAATATAATGCCTAATTCTGATTATACTATTGCAGCCACTGGCTTTTTAAAGGATATACAACCATTAGTTATAAATGATACCTCTTATAATATTCCTCCTAATATGTCACAAGTGAAATTTGTTCATTTAGTACCTGATGCACCTAAAGTAGATGTAACTCTATCAGATGGAAAAAAATTATTTGAAAATATTGGTTTCAGAGAAGTTAGTAAAAAAATATTAGTTGATCCTGGTAGATATACATTACAAGTTAGAATAGCTGGAACAGATGATGTAGTTTTAACTGTTCCAAATGTAATTTTAAATCCAAATCAGTATTATACTGTATATGCTGTAGGAACTGTAAAAGGTAATAAACCATTACAAGCTATTATAGCTTTAGATAAAGCATCATATTAAATGCAAAATAAGGATAATCAATTATTGATTATCCTTATTTTGCATTTGTGACATAAAAGCCATTGCCATTTCTAGACCTTTTACAAGTTCTTCATATATTTTATCTTTGCATTCTTCTTCTTTTCCTTCTTGAACTGTTATTCTACAAACATTCTTACCTATTTCTAATTTTTTAAAATCATCATTTAAAATAGATTTTAAACCTTCTAATATCATTTTTTTACTCTCTTTTTCATGTAAGAAAGTTTGATAACTATTTTGAACAGCTAAAAGAATTCTTTTCTCTTCATCTAATTTGACATATTTTACAAATTGGTTTATTGTATTCATATATTCACCACCTTATAGAATTTACTTTACAATAAAAAAATAAAATAATCAATATATTATATAAATTATTAAAATAAATTCTTGACAATTACGAATACATGTTCTATTCTTTTATTAAGAGGAGTTGGACAAGGATATGAAGAAAAACTTTAACTTAGAAAATATAAGTGATGATTTGGCAGTTCAGATGTGGGGGGAGCTACTAGAAAAACATACAATAACAAAAGGAGTAATTTACTATCATTGTAAAGATTATGATGGTATTATATTCAATGATAAAGAATTTAACTTAGATCCTAAAATCAAAAGAAATATAAATCCAATGGTAATCATTGAAATATATAATTATAGAGGTAAAAAGTATGTAATAGAAAGAACTAATAATAAGGAAAAAATACCACAAAAGTTAAAAAATAAATTTGAGAATAAACGATGTGATGATTCGATTTCTATATATGCATTGACTGAAGGATCTGTAAAATTACTTAAATATTACCATAGAAATATAATTAAAAATATTTATAAGAAAGAAATAGAACCTAAAGTTAAAAAATATAAATCAATAAATGGATTTATAAATAGTGAAATAAGAGATGCAATAAAATATTTAGCATTAAATGAGCCTGAATTTATAAAAAAGAAAGATAAAGATTTAGCTAGAAAAATTATAGAAAAAAAGTTAGATGAAGAATTAAAGAGAATTAAAAATTTAAACCTAAAAGACGAAGAAAATTTAATAATAGATAGATATAAACAAAGAAAGGATCTAATAAAGTGATATAGCTTAACTCTAGAGTTAAGCTATATCACTTTATTGTGTAGGATAATTTTTTAAAAATAGGCTATTATATCTAATATAGATTTGACATATCACTTTATATTTGTTACCATTGTAAACCGTGTAATACTGTGGGCGAAAAAAGAGAATAGAAGGAGGAATTTAATGTCAGCAATTGAAGTTAAAGATGTTTATAAAGTATTTGGAAATAAACCTAAAAAAGTATTCCCGCTTTTAGAAAAAGGAATGACAAAAGAAGAAATATTGAAAAAGACTGGAAATACTATAGGAATAAATGATGCAAGTTTTACAGTAGAAAAAGATGAATTTTTTGTAATAATGGGATTGTCAGGAAGTGGAAAGTCCACTTTAATAAGATGTCTAAATAGATTAATAGAACCAACACAAGGACAAATATTAATAGATGGTGAAGATATTGTTAAAGTAGATAATGATAAACTTCGTGAAATAAGAAGAAAGAAAATTTCAATGGTATTTCAAAACTTTGGTCTATTTCCTCATAGAACAATACTTTCAAATGTAGAGTATGGATTAGAAGTTCAAGGAGTAGATCCTGATAAAAGAAGATCTAAGGCAATTGAAGCTATAGAACTTGTTGGCTTAAAAGGTTATGAAGATAGTATGCCAGATGAATTAAGTGGAGGTATGAAACAAAGGGTAGGTCTTGCGCGTGCACTTGCAAATGATCCAGATATATTATTAATGGACGAAGCATTTAGTGCATTAGATCCACTAATAAAAAAAGAAATGCAAGATGAATTATTAGAATTACAAGCTAAAATGCATAAAACTATAATCTTTATAACTCACGATTTAGATGAAGCTCTAAAATTAGGTGATAGAATAGCAGTTATGAAAGATGGAGTAATAGTACAAATTGGAACTAGCGAAGATATATTAACCAATCCTGCAAATAATTATGTTAAAGAGTTTGTACAAGATGTAGATAGATCTAGAGTAGTTACGGCAGAAGCTATAATGAAAAAGCCAGAAGCTTTAGTTTCGTCTAAAGATGGGCCTAGAGTAGCCGTTCGTAATATGAAAGAAAATGAATTTAGTAGTGTATATGTAACTGATAAAAATAAAAAACTTCAAGGAATAATTACTATAGAAGATGCGAGTAAAGCTATAGATAGAGGAGAGAAAACATTAGAAAATATATTAATAAAAGATGTTCCAAAAGTTTCTCCTCAAGAACAAATAATTGATTTATTACCTATTGCTAAGAGCTCAGATTATCCTATAGCAGTTGTAGACGAAGAAGATACTCTGCTTGGAATAATTGTAAGAGCATCAATAATACTTGGAATAGTAGGGGAGGAATCATAATATGTTTACATTTCATATAGGGCCATATTTTGAAACTTTTGTTTTATGGTTACAAGACACTTTTGAATTTTTATTTGATTTTATAAAGAATATTTTAGAAGGTTCTATCGAAGGACTGGAAAATGTATTGAATTTTATACCAAGCATAGTATTAATTCTAATAATAGGATTAATAGCATGGAAATCAGCAGGTAGAGGTACAGCAATATTTTCTATACTTGGATTATTATTGATAGATGCTATGGAATTGTGGCCTGAGACAATTTCAACACTAGCATTGGTATTAAGCTCTGCTTTTATTACCCTAATAATTGGAATACCACTTGGGATATTAGCTTCAAAAAGTGATACAGTTGATAAGATACTAAGACCTGTTTTGGACTTTATGCAAACTATGCCTGCTTTTGTATATTTAATTCCAGCAGTTTTATTTTTTAGTTTAGGAAAAGTACCTGGTGCATTTGCTACTATAATATTTTCAATGCCACCAGTTGTTAGACTTACAAATTTAGCTATAAGGCAAGTACCTAAAGAAGTTGTAGAAGCTGCCAAATCATTTGGATCTACTTCACGTCAAATGTTATTTAAAGTTCAAATACCTATAGCTATGCCGACTATTCTAGCAGGAATAAATCAAACAACATTACTTGCATTATCTATGGTTGTTATATCTGCAATGATTGGTTCAGGAGGTCTTGGAAAAGTAGTACTTAGAGGTATCCAAGAATATAAGATAGGTTTAGGATTTGAAGGTGGAGTAGCTGTAGTTATTTTAGCTATGGTGTTAGATAGAATAACACAAGGTTTAGGTAGTTTAAAAAAGAATAAATAAAAATAGGAGGTTATTATGAAAAAATTAGGAACTATATTTTTAGTAATTTTATTATCAATGAGTGTAGTATTATCAGCATGTAGTGATGATACAAATAATTCAGATGGGAATGACACTTCAAATGGTGATTCCAAAGGAGAAGTTAAACTTGGTGTTGTAAACTGGGCAGAAGGTATAGCAATGACTAATTTAGCAGAAGCTATTTTAGAAGAAAAAATGGGATATGATGTTGAGTCAACTACAGCAGAACCAGGCCTTATATATACTTCTCTTGCAGAAGGAGATTATGATGCATTTTTAGATGGATGGTTACCTTTAACTCATGGTGACTATATGGATCAATTTGGTGATGATGTATTAGATTTAGGAACTAATTATGAAGGTGCTAGAACAGGATTAGTAGTACCATCTTATGTAGATGTTAATTCAATAGAAGAATTA harbors:
- a CDS encoding quaternary amine ABC transporter ATP-binding protein, yielding MSAIEVKDVYKVFGNKPKKVFPLLEKGMTKEEILKKTGNTIGINDASFTVEKDEFFVIMGLSGSGKSTLIRCLNRLIEPTQGQILIDGEDIVKVDNDKLREIRRKKISMVFQNFGLFPHRTILSNVEYGLEVQGVDPDKRRSKAIEAIELVGLKGYEDSMPDELSGGMKQRVGLARALANDPDILLMDEAFSALDPLIKKEMQDELLELQAKMHKTIIFITHDLDEALKLGDRIAVMKDGVIVQIGTSEDILTNPANNYVKEFVQDVDRSRVVTAEAIMKKPEALVSSKDGPRVAVRNMKENEFSSVYVTDKNKKLQGIITIEDASKAIDRGEKTLENILIKDVPKVSPQEQIIDLLPIAKSSDYPIAVVDEEDTLLGIIVRASIILGIVGEES
- a CDS encoding metallophosphoesterase, with amino-acid sequence MKFNRGEKMAVYAIADLHLDPIGDKPMDVFDSKWEDHERKIFYNWNKRIKDNDIVLLAGDISWGLKLKEAEIDLKKIVNLPGYKIISKGNHDYWWETKSKLNKLQLDSIHFLFNDGYKYNNVGIAGTRGWISKDSDEFQDKDKKIFERELNRLTLSLECIKEMPVKIVMIHYPPFNISGKPNEFVEIMKKYNVDICVYGHLHGEGHKHIKEGIIDGIEFRCIASDYINFIPIKILD
- a CDS encoding ABC transporter permease, giving the protein MFTFHIGPYFETFVLWLQDTFEFLFDFIKNILEGSIEGLENVLNFIPSIVLILIIGLIAWKSAGRGTAIFSILGLLLIDAMELWPETISTLALVLSSAFITLIIGIPLGILASKSDTVDKILRPVLDFMQTMPAFVYLIPAVLFFSLGKVPGAFATIIFSMPPVVRLTNLAIRQVPKEVVEAAKSFGSTSRQMLFKVQIPIAMPTILAGINQTTLLALSMVVISAMIGSGGLGKVVLRGIQEYKIGLGFEGGVAVVILAMVLDRITQGLGSLKKNK
- a CDS encoding carbon-nitrogen hydrolase family protein, whose amino-acid sequence is MLKIGLCQMRVGENKDINLVKAQKMIKEASELGADIIILPEMFNCPYDIRYFEEYSEEEKNSKTLKMISDLAIQFKKYIVAGSIPEKDNGKIYNTSYVFDKKGQIIAKHRKIHLFDINIKNGAKFKESDVLSRGDKFTVFDTEYCKIGLQICYDIRFPELSRLMVDKGAKIIITPAAFNMTTGPAHWKDLFKVRALDNQVYTIGCSGALNDELSYDSYGHSLIVDPWGDIVDNLEFEEGIIVEKIDLNKIKDIRMQLPLLQHRRKDLYNILEK
- a CDS encoding class IV adenylate cyclase, producing MTKELEVKVLGVDKQKMINKLEKMGAKKIKDEKQKNIILDTKDKKIENEYNGYLRIRTTNHNINNNCVEKVTLKTILSDKEYRENKEIEVRIDNSENMFEIFEMLGLVTNYIGYKERISYEFQGILFEIDTWDKDTYPETYMEIEIKNKKDLDRAIELLELDKSQITTKSITELRRDAGLE
- a CDS encoding DUF4397 domain-containing protein; this translates as MYYNTNNYGYGYNTSYARILHASPDAPGVDVYLNNTLIAQNLTYENFTEYLPLMNGRYNVQVFATGTRSNPVIDTVINIMPNSDYTIAATGFLKDIQPLVINDTSYNIPPNMSQVKFVHLVPDAPKVDVTLSDGKKLFENIGFREVSKKILVDPGRYTLQVRIAGTDDVVLTVPNVILNPNQYYTVYAVGTVKGNKPLQAIIALDKASY
- a CDS encoding DUF378 domain-containing protein — encoded protein: MDRLALILVIVGALNWGLIALFQFDLVASLFGGQSAFLSRIVYGLVGLAGLYCISLLFRDRNETEK